The Sebastes fasciatus isolate fSebFas1 chromosome 4, fSebFas1.pri, whole genome shotgun sequence genome window below encodes:
- the LOC141766886 gene encoding UDP-glucuronosyltransferase 2A3-like: MKVLIEELHAKGHEITVVRASTSWYISEKSPLYTSVTLHSPGGFEKNKVFLSRLMEIQLQGKHASLWSKIGNRIQIERLLLDLCSQLHKKMSKIVIQMFEDENLMQSFHEAKYDVVLTDPGIGVGAMLARRLQVPLVFNVRWTIQGEAHFLLAPSPLSYILYTATGLTDKMNFSQRIKNVLLQPGS; encoded by the coding sequence ATGAAAGTACTCATTGAGGAACTGCATGCCAAAGGCCATGAGATCACTGTGGTTCGGGCATCCACTAGCTGGTACATCAGTGAAAAGTCTCCTCTCTACACCTCTGTCACTCTTCACAGCCCTGGTGGatttgagaaaaacaaagtatttttgtCTCGACTGATGGAGATCCAGCTTCAGGGTAAGCATGCATCTCTTTGGTCTAAAATTGGGAATCGTATTCAGATCGAGCGGCTGCTTTTGGACCTGTGCTCTCAGCTTCATAAGAAAATGAGTAAAATCGTCATCCAGATGTTTGAAGATGAAAATCTGATGCAGTCTTTTCATGAAGCCAAATATGATGTGGTTTTGACTGATCCCGGCATCGGTGTAGGGGCAATGCTGGCACGTCGGCTCCAAGTTCCTCTTGTTTTTAATGTCAGATGGACCATTCAAGGTGAAGCTCATTTCCTTCTTGCCCCCTCACCTCTGTCATACATTCTTTACACGGCAACAGGGTTGACAGATAAGATGAACTTCTctcaaagaataaagaatgtactgttacaacccggctcttag